A single Pan troglodytes isolate AG18354 chromosome 19, NHGRI_mPanTro3-v2.0_pri, whole genome shotgun sequence DNA region contains:
- the TMEM94 gene encoding transmembrane protein 94 isoform X37 gives MDLKEKHLGEPPSALGLSTRKALSVLKEQLEAVLEGHLRERKKCLTWKEVWRSSFLHHSNRCSCFHWPGASLMLLAVLLLLGCCGGQPAGSRGVGLVNASALFLLLLLNLVLIGRQDRLKRREVERRLRGIIDQIQDALRDGREIQWPNAMYPDLHMPFAPSWSLHWAYRDGHLVNLPVSLLVEGDIIALRPGQESFASLRGIKDDEHIVLEPGDLFPPFSPPPSPRGEVERGPQSPQQHRLFRVLETPVIDNVRWCLDMALSRPVTALDNERFTVQSVMLHYAVPVVLAGFLITNALRFIFSAPGVTSWQYTLLQLQVNGVLPILPLLFPVLWVLATACGEARVLAQMSKASPSSLLAKFSEDTLSSYTEAVSSQEMLRCIWGHFLRVLGGTSPTLSHSSSLLHSLGSVTVLCCVDKQGILSWPNPSPETVLFFSGKVEPPHSSHEDLTDGLSTRSFCHPEPHERDALLAGSLNNTLHLSNEQERGDWPGEAPKPPEPYSHHKAHGRSKHPSGSNTQPGMESDPYEAEDFVCDYHLEMLSLSQDQQNPSCIQFDDSNWQLHLTSLKPLGLNVLLNLCDASVTERLCRFSDHLCNIALQESHSAVLPVHVPWGLCELARLIGFTPGAKELFKQENHLALYRLPSAETMKETSLGRLSCVTKRRPPLSHMISLFIKDTTTSTEQMLSHGTADVVLEACTDFWDGADIYPLSGSDRKKVLDFYQRACLSGYCSAFAYKPMNCALSSQLNGKCIELVQVPGQSSIFTMCELPSTIPIKQNARRSSWSSDEGIGEVLEKEDCMQALSGQIFMGMVSSQYQARLDIVRLIDGLVNACIRFVYFSLEDELKSKVFAEKMGLETGWNCHISLTPNGDMPGSEIPPSSPSHAGSLHDDLNQVSRDDAEGLLLMEEEGHSDLISFQPTDSDIPSFLEDSNRAKLPRGIHQVRPHLQNIDNVPLLVPLFTDCTPETMCEMIKIMQEYGEVTCCLGSSANLRNSCLFLQSDISIALDPLYPSRCSWETFGYATSTSMAQASDGLSPLQLSGQLNSLPCSLTFRQEETISIIRLIEQARHATYGIRKCFLFLLQCQLTLVVIQFLSCLVQLPPLLSTTDILWLSCFCYPLLSISLLGKPPHSSIMSMATGKNLQSIPKKTQHYFLLCFLLKFSLTISSCLICFGFTLQSFCDSSRDRNLTNCSSVMLPSNDDRAPAWFEDFANGLLSAQKLTAALIVLHTVFISITHVHRTKPLWRKSPLTNLWWAVTVPVVLLGQVVQTAVDLQLWTHRDSHVHFGLEDVPLLTWLLGCLSLVLVVVTNEIVKLHEIRVRVRYQKRQKLQFETKLGMNSPF, from the exons GGCGAGCCTCCCTCAGCCCTGGGCCTGTCCACGCGGAAGGCCCTCAGCGTCCTGAAGGAGCAGCTGGAGGCAGTGCTGGAAGGACATCTCAGGGAGCGGAAGAAGTGTCTGACGTGGAAG GAGGTGTGGAGAAGCAGCTTCCTCCACCACAGTAACCGCTGCTCCTGCTTCCACTGGCCGGGGGCCTCACTCATGCTACTGGccgtgctgctgctgctgggctgCTGCGGGGGACAGCCAGCCGGGAG CCGTGGGGTGGGGCTGGTGAATGCCTCAGCCTTGTTCCTGTTACTGCTTCTCAACCTTGTGCTCATCGGGCGGCAAGACCGGCTGAAGCGTCGGGAGGTAGAGCGGAGGCTGCGAGGGATCATTGATCAAATCCAAG ATGCCCTCAGGGATGGCAGGGAGATCCAGTGGCCCAATGCCATGTATCCAGACCTCCACATGCCTTTTGCACCATCCTGGTCCTTGCACTGGGCCTACAGAGACGGACACCTGGTCAACCTGCCAGTCAGCCTGCTGGTTGAAGGAGACATCATAGCTTTGAGGCCTGGCCAGGAATCGTTTGCTTCTCTGAGGGGGATCAAG GATGACGAGCACATCGTCCTGGAGCCGGGAGACCTCTTCCCCCCcttctcccctccaccctcaccccgGGGAGAAGTGGAGAGAGGGCCACAGAGCCCCCAGCAGCACCGGCTTTTCCGTGTCCTTGAGACCCCTGTGATTGACAACGTCAG ATGGTGCCTGGACATGGCCCTGTCCCGACCAGTCACTGCCCTGGACAATGAGCGGTTCACAGTGCAGTCGGTGATGCTACACTATGCTGTGCCCGTGGTCCTG GCCGGCTTCCTCATCACCAATGCCCTGCGCTTCATCTTCAGTGCCCCGGGGGTCACTTCCTGGCAGTACACCCTCCTCCAGCTCCAG GTGAATGGCGTCCTGCCCATCCTCCCCCTGCTCTTTCCAGTCCTCTGGGTTCTGGCAACTGCCTGTGGAGAGGCCCGTGTCCTGGCCCAGATGAGcaaggcctcacccagctccctg CTGGCTAAGTTCTCAGAGGATACTCTCAGCAGCTATACGGAGGCTGTCTCCTCTCAG GAAATGCTGCGCTGCATTTGGGGCCACTTCCTGAGGGTGCTCGGGGGGACATCGCCAACGCTGAGCCACAGTTCCAGCCTGCTGCACAGCCTGGGCTCTGTCACG GTCCTGTGCTGTGTGGACAAACAGGGGATCCTGTCATGGCCAAATCCCAGCCCAGAGACTGTACTGTTCTTCAGCGGGAAGGTGGAGCCCCCTCACAGCAGCCACGAGGACCTCACCGATGGCCTATCCACCCGCTCCTTCTGCCATCCCGAG CCCCATGAACGAGACGCCCTCCTGGCTGGCTCCCTGAACAACACCCTGCACCTTTCCAATGAGCAGGAGCGTGGCGACTGGCCTGGCGAGGCTCCCAAGCCCCCCGAGCCCTATTCACACCACAAAGCGCATGGCCGCAGCAAACACCCATCTGGCTCCAAC ACCCAGCCTGGGATGGAGAGCGACCCCTACGAAGCAGAGGACTTTGTGTGTGACTACCACCTGGAGATGCTGAGCCTGTCCCAGGACCAGCAGAACCCCTCCTGCATCCAGTTTGATGACTCCAACTGGCAGCTGCACCTCACCTCCCTCAAACCCCTGGGCCTCAATGTGCTGCTGAACCTGTGTGATGCCAGCGTCACCGAGCGCCTGTGCCGATTCTCCGACCACCTGTGCAACATCGCCCTGCAAGAGAGCCACAGCGCCGTGCTGCCCGTCCATGTGCCCTGGGGCCTCTGCGAGCTTGCCCGCCTCATTG GCTTCACTCCTGGGGCCAAGGAGCTTTTCAAGCAGGAGAACCATCTGGCGCTGTACCGCCTCCCCAGTGCCGAGACAATGAAGGAGACATCGCTGGGGCGGCTCTCCTGTGTCACCAAGCGGCGGCCTCCCCTCAGCCACATGATCAGCCTCTTCATTAAAGACACCACCACCA GCACAGAGCAGATGCTGTCCCATGGCACCGCTGATGTGGTCTTAGAGGCCTGCACAGACTTCTGGGACGGAGCTGACATCTACCCTCTCTCGGGATCTGACAG AAAGAAAGTGCTCGACTTCTACCAGCGAGCCTGCCTGTCTGGGTATTGCTCTGCCTTCGCCTACAAGCCCATGAACTGCGCCCTGTCCTCTCAGCTCAACGGCAAGTGCATCGAGCTGGTACAGGTGCCCGGCCAAAGCAGCATCTTCACCATGTGCGAGCTGCCCAGCACCATCCCCATCAAGCAGAACGCCCGCCGCAGCAGCTGGAGCTCTGACG AAGGGATCGGGGAGGTGCTGGAGAAGGAAGACTGCATGCAGGCCCTGAGCGGCCAGATCTTCATGGGCATGGTGTCCTCCCAGTACCAGGCCCGGCTGGACATCGTGCGCCTCATTGATGGGCTTGTCAACGCCTGCATCCGCTTTGTCTACTTCTCTTTGGAGGATGAGCTCAAAAGCAAG GTGTTTGCAGAAAAAATGGGCCTGGAGACAGGCTGGAACTGCCACATCTCCCTCACACCCAATGGTGACATGCCTGGCTCCGAGATCcccccctccagccccagccacgCAGGCTCCCTGCATGATGACCTGAATCAGG TGTCCCGAGATGATGCAGAAGGGCTCCTCCTCATGGAGGAGGAGGGCCACTCGGACCTCATCAGCTTCCAGCCTACGGACAGCGACATCCCCAGCTTCCTGGAGGACTCCAACCGG GCCAAGCTGCCCCGGGGTATCCACCAAGTGCGGCCCCACCTGCAGAACATTGACAACGTGCCCCTGCTAGTGCCCCTTTTCACCGACTGCACCCCAGAGA CCATGTGTGAGATGATAAAGATCATGCAAGAGTACGGGGAGGTGACCTGCTGCCTGGGCAGCTCTGCCAACCTGCGGAACAGCTGCCTCTTCCTCCAGAGCGACATCAG CATTGCCCTGGATCCCCTGTACCCATCCCGTTGCTCCTGGGAGACCTTTGGCTACGCCACCAGCACCAGCATGGCCCAGGCCTCGGATGGCCTTTCTCCCCTGCAGCTGTCAGGGCAGCTCAACAGCCTGCCCTGTTCCCTGACCTTTCGCCAGGAGGAGACCATCAGCATCATCCGGCTTATCGAACAG GCTCGGCATGCCACCTATGGCATCCGTAAGTGCTTCCTCTTCCTGCTGCAGTGCCAGCTGACTCTTGTGGTCATCCAG TTCCTTTCTTGCCTGGTCCAGCTGCCGCCACTCCTGAGTACCACCGACATCCTGTGGCTGTCCTGCTTTTGCTACCCTCTGCTCAG CATCTCTCTGCTGGGGAAGCCCCCCCATAGCTCCATCATGTCTATGGCAACGGGGAAAAACCTCCAGTCCATTCCCAAGAAG ACCCAGCACTACTTCCTGCTCTGCTTCCTGCTCAAGTTCAGCCTCACCATCAGCTCCTGCCTCATCTGCTTTGGCTTCACACTGCAGAGCTTCTGTGACAGCTCCCGGGACCGCAACCTCACCAACTGCTCCTCCGTCATGCTGCCCAG CAACGACGACAGGGCTCCAGCCTGGTTTGAGGACTTTGCCAATGGACTGCTGTCGGCTCAGAAGCTCACGGCCGCCCTGATTGTCCTGCACACTG TCTTCATTTCCATCACCCATGTGCATCGCACCAAGCCCCTGTGGAGAAAGAGCCCCTTGACCAACCTCTGGTGGGCCGTGACAGTGCCTGTGGT GCTGCTGGGTCAGGTGGTCCAGACGGCTGTGGACCTGCAGCTGTGGACACACAGGGACAGCCACGTCCACTTTGGCCTGGAGGACGTGCCCCTGCTGACATGGCTCCTGGGCTGCCTGTCCCTGGTCCTTGTGGTGGTGACCAATGAGATCGTGAAGCTACATGAGATTCG GGTCCGAGTCCGCTACCAGAAGCGACAGAAGCTGCAGTTTGAAACTAAGCTGGGCATGAACTCTCCCTTCTGA
- the TMEM94 gene encoding transmembrane protein 94 isoform X27 — translation MDLKEKHLGEPPSALGLSTRKALSVLKEQLEAVLEGHLRERKKCLTWKEVWRSSFLHHSNRCSCFHWPGASLMLLAVLLLLGCCGGQPAGSRGVGLVNASALFLLLLLNLVLIGRQDRLKRREVERRLRGIIDQIQDALRDGREIQWPNAMYPDLHMPFAPSWSLHWAYRDGHLVNLPVSLLVEGDIIALRPGQESFASLRGIKDDEHIVLEPGDLFPPFSPPPSPRGEVERGPQSPQQHRLFRVLETPVIDNVRWCLDMALSRPVTALDNERFTVQSVMLHYAVPVVLAGFLITNALRFIFSAPGVTSWQYTLLQLQVNGVLPILPLLFPVLWVLATACGEARVLAQMSKASPSSLLAKFSEDTLSSYTEAVSSQEMLRCIWGHFLRVLGGTSPTLSHSSSLLHSLGSVTVLCCVDKQGILSWPNPSPETVLFFSGKVEPPHSSHEDLTDGLSTRSFCHPEPHERDALLAGSLNNTLHLSNEQERGDWPGEAPKPPEPYSHHKAHGRSKHPSGSNVSFSRDTEGGEEEPSKTQPGMESDPYEAEDFVCDYHLEMLSLSQDQQNPSCIQFDDSNWQLHLTSLKPLGLNVLLNLCDASVTERLCRFSDHLCNIALQESHSAVLPVHVPWGLCELARLIGFTPGAKELFKQENHLALYRLPSAETMKETSLGRLSCVTKRRPPLSHMISLFIKDTTTSTEQMLSHGTADVVLEACTDFWDGADIYPLSGSDRKKVLDFYQRACLSGYCSAFAYKPMNCALSSQLNGKCIELVQVPGQSSIFTMCELPSTIPIKQNARRSSWSSDEGIGEVLEKEDCMQALSGQIFMGMVSSQYQARLDIVRLIDGLVNACIRFVYFSLEDELKSKVFAEKMGLETGWNCHISLTPNGDMPGSEIPPSSPSHAGSLHDDLNQVSRDDAEGLLLMEEEGHSDLISFQPTDSDIPSFLEDSNRAKLPRGIHQVRPHLQNIDNVPLLVPLFTDCTPETMCEMIKIMQEYGEVTCCLGSSANLRNSCLFLQSDISIALDPLYPSRCSWETFGYATSTSMAQASDGLSPLQLSGQLNSLPCSLTFRQEETISIIRLIEQARHATYGIRKCFLFLLQCQLTLVVIQFLSCLVQLPPLLSTTDILWLSCFCYPLLSISLLGKPPHSSIMSMATGKNLQSIPKKTQHYFLLCFLLKFSLTISSCLICFGFTLQSFCDSSRDRNLTNCSSVMLPSNDDRAPAWFEDFANGLLSAQKLTAALIVLHTVFISITHVHRTKPLWRKSPLTNLWWAVTVPVVLLGQVVQTAVDLQLWTHRDSHVHFGLEDVPLLTWLLGCLSLVLVVVTNEIVKLHEIRVRVRYQKRQKLQFETKLGMNSPF, via the exons GGCGAGCCTCCCTCAGCCCTGGGCCTGTCCACGCGGAAGGCCCTCAGCGTCCTGAAGGAGCAGCTGGAGGCAGTGCTGGAAGGACATCTCAGGGAGCGGAAGAAGTGTCTGACGTGGAAG GAGGTGTGGAGAAGCAGCTTCCTCCACCACAGTAACCGCTGCTCCTGCTTCCACTGGCCGGGGGCCTCACTCATGCTACTGGccgtgctgctgctgctgggctgCTGCGGGGGACAGCCAGCCGGGAG CCGTGGGGTGGGGCTGGTGAATGCCTCAGCCTTGTTCCTGTTACTGCTTCTCAACCTTGTGCTCATCGGGCGGCAAGACCGGCTGAAGCGTCGGGAGGTAGAGCGGAGGCTGCGAGGGATCATTGATCAAATCCAAG ATGCCCTCAGGGATGGCAGGGAGATCCAGTGGCCCAATGCCATGTATCCAGACCTCCACATGCCTTTTGCACCATCCTGGTCCTTGCACTGGGCCTACAGAGACGGACACCTGGTCAACCTGCCAGTCAGCCTGCTGGTTGAAGGAGACATCATAGCTTTGAGGCCTGGCCAGGAATCGTTTGCTTCTCTGAGGGGGATCAAG GATGACGAGCACATCGTCCTGGAGCCGGGAGACCTCTTCCCCCCcttctcccctccaccctcaccccgGGGAGAAGTGGAGAGAGGGCCACAGAGCCCCCAGCAGCACCGGCTTTTCCGTGTCCTTGAGACCCCTGTGATTGACAACGTCAG ATGGTGCCTGGACATGGCCCTGTCCCGACCAGTCACTGCCCTGGACAATGAGCGGTTCACAGTGCAGTCGGTGATGCTACACTATGCTGTGCCCGTGGTCCTG GCCGGCTTCCTCATCACCAATGCCCTGCGCTTCATCTTCAGTGCCCCGGGGGTCACTTCCTGGCAGTACACCCTCCTCCAGCTCCAG GTGAATGGCGTCCTGCCCATCCTCCCCCTGCTCTTTCCAGTCCTCTGGGTTCTGGCAACTGCCTGTGGAGAGGCCCGTGTCCTGGCCCAGATGAGcaaggcctcacccagctccctg CTGGCTAAGTTCTCAGAGGATACTCTCAGCAGCTATACGGAGGCTGTCTCCTCTCAG GAAATGCTGCGCTGCATTTGGGGCCACTTCCTGAGGGTGCTCGGGGGGACATCGCCAACGCTGAGCCACAGTTCCAGCCTGCTGCACAGCCTGGGCTCTGTCACG GTCCTGTGCTGTGTGGACAAACAGGGGATCCTGTCATGGCCAAATCCCAGCCCAGAGACTGTACTGTTCTTCAGCGGGAAGGTGGAGCCCCCTCACAGCAGCCACGAGGACCTCACCGATGGCCTATCCACCCGCTCCTTCTGCCATCCCGAG CCCCATGAACGAGACGCCCTCCTGGCTGGCTCCCTGAACAACACCCTGCACCTTTCCAATGAGCAGGAGCGTGGCGACTGGCCTGGCGAGGCTCCCAAGCCCCCCGAGCCCTATTCACACCACAAAGCGCATGGCCGCAGCAAACACCCATCTGGCTCCAACGTGAGCTTCAGCAGGGACACCGAGGGTGGTGAAGAAGAGCCCAGCAAG ACCCAGCCTGGGATGGAGAGCGACCCCTACGAAGCAGAGGACTTTGTGTGTGACTACCACCTGGAGATGCTGAGCCTGTCCCAGGACCAGCAGAACCCCTCCTGCATCCAGTTTGATGACTCCAACTGGCAGCTGCACCTCACCTCCCTCAAACCCCTGGGCCTCAATGTGCTGCTGAACCTGTGTGATGCCAGCGTCACCGAGCGCCTGTGCCGATTCTCCGACCACCTGTGCAACATCGCCCTGCAAGAGAGCCACAGCGCCGTGCTGCCCGTCCATGTGCCCTGGGGCCTCTGCGAGCTTGCCCGCCTCATTG GCTTCACTCCTGGGGCCAAGGAGCTTTTCAAGCAGGAGAACCATCTGGCGCTGTACCGCCTCCCCAGTGCCGAGACAATGAAGGAGACATCGCTGGGGCGGCTCTCCTGTGTCACCAAGCGGCGGCCTCCCCTCAGCCACATGATCAGCCTCTTCATTAAAGACACCACCACCA GCACAGAGCAGATGCTGTCCCATGGCACCGCTGATGTGGTCTTAGAGGCCTGCACAGACTTCTGGGACGGAGCTGACATCTACCCTCTCTCGGGATCTGACAG AAAGAAAGTGCTCGACTTCTACCAGCGAGCCTGCCTGTCTGGGTATTGCTCTGCCTTCGCCTACAAGCCCATGAACTGCGCCCTGTCCTCTCAGCTCAACGGCAAGTGCATCGAGCTGGTACAGGTGCCCGGCCAAAGCAGCATCTTCACCATGTGCGAGCTGCCCAGCACCATCCCCATCAAGCAGAACGCCCGCCGCAGCAGCTGGAGCTCTGACG AAGGGATCGGGGAGGTGCTGGAGAAGGAAGACTGCATGCAGGCCCTGAGCGGCCAGATCTTCATGGGCATGGTGTCCTCCCAGTACCAGGCCCGGCTGGACATCGTGCGCCTCATTGATGGGCTTGTCAACGCCTGCATCCGCTTTGTCTACTTCTCTTTGGAGGATGAGCTCAAAAGCAAG GTGTTTGCAGAAAAAATGGGCCTGGAGACAGGCTGGAACTGCCACATCTCCCTCACACCCAATGGTGACATGCCTGGCTCCGAGATCcccccctccagccccagccacgCAGGCTCCCTGCATGATGACCTGAATCAGG TGTCCCGAGATGATGCAGAAGGGCTCCTCCTCATGGAGGAGGAGGGCCACTCGGACCTCATCAGCTTCCAGCCTACGGACAGCGACATCCCCAGCTTCCTGGAGGACTCCAACCGG GCCAAGCTGCCCCGGGGTATCCACCAAGTGCGGCCCCACCTGCAGAACATTGACAACGTGCCCCTGCTAGTGCCCCTTTTCACCGACTGCACCCCAGAGA CCATGTGTGAGATGATAAAGATCATGCAAGAGTACGGGGAGGTGACCTGCTGCCTGGGCAGCTCTGCCAACCTGCGGAACAGCTGCCTCTTCCTCCAGAGCGACATCAG CATTGCCCTGGATCCCCTGTACCCATCCCGTTGCTCCTGGGAGACCTTTGGCTACGCCACCAGCACCAGCATGGCCCAGGCCTCGGATGGCCTTTCTCCCCTGCAGCTGTCAGGGCAGCTCAACAGCCTGCCCTGTTCCCTGACCTTTCGCCAGGAGGAGACCATCAGCATCATCCGGCTTATCGAACAG GCTCGGCATGCCACCTATGGCATCCGTAAGTGCTTCCTCTTCCTGCTGCAGTGCCAGCTGACTCTTGTGGTCATCCAG TTCCTTTCTTGCCTGGTCCAGCTGCCGCCACTCCTGAGTACCACCGACATCCTGTGGCTGTCCTGCTTTTGCTACCCTCTGCTCAG CATCTCTCTGCTGGGGAAGCCCCCCCATAGCTCCATCATGTCTATGGCAACGGGGAAAAACCTCCAGTCCATTCCCAAGAAG ACCCAGCACTACTTCCTGCTCTGCTTCCTGCTCAAGTTCAGCCTCACCATCAGCTCCTGCCTCATCTGCTTTGGCTTCACACTGCAGAGCTTCTGTGACAGCTCCCGGGACCGCAACCTCACCAACTGCTCCTCCGTCATGCTGCCCAG CAACGACGACAGGGCTCCAGCCTGGTTTGAGGACTTTGCCAATGGACTGCTGTCGGCTCAGAAGCTCACGGCCGCCCTGATTGTCCTGCACACTG TCTTCATTTCCATCACCCATGTGCATCGCACCAAGCCCCTGTGGAGAAAGAGCCCCTTGACCAACCTCTGGTGGGCCGTGACAGTGCCTGTGGT GCTGCTGGGTCAGGTGGTCCAGACGGCTGTGGACCTGCAGCTGTGGACACACAGGGACAGCCACGTCCACTTTGGCCTGGAGGACGTGCCCCTGCTGACATGGCTCCTGGGCTGCCTGTCCCTGGTCCTTGTGGTGGTGACCAATGAGATCGTGAAGCTACATGAGATTCG GGTCCGAGTCCGCTACCAGAAGCGACAGAAGCTGCAGTTTGAAACTAAGCTGGGCATGAACTCTCCCTTCTGA